From the Lolium rigidum isolate FL_2022 chromosome 2, APGP_CSIRO_Lrig_0.1, whole genome shotgun sequence genome, one window contains:
- the LOC124689782 gene encoding senescence-specific cysteine protease SAG39-like, with protein MAYSPGFLVAILVCACALSAQAARDLAEDRSIVARHEEWMAKYGRVYNDDAEKARRLEVFKANVAFIESVNSGTDKFWLEANQFADITEDEFKAKYTGYKAPVGGNNGKTTGFKYANVSLDALPTSVDWRTKGAVTPIKDQGQCGCCWAFSTVGSVEGIVKLSTGKLISLSEQELVDCDVDGMDQGCEGGLMDNAFEFIIDNGGLTTEGNYPYTGTDGSCNSNKESKSAASITGYEDVPANDEASLQKAVAAQPVSIALDGGDNLFRFYKGGILSGDCGTELDHGIVAVGYGVAGDGTKYWVMKNSWGTTWGEKGFIRMERDIADEQGLCGLAMQPSYPTA; from the exons ATGGCTTACTCACCGGGTTTCCTCGTCGCCATCCTCGTGTGCGCCTGCGCGCTTAGCGCTCAAGCGGCGCGAGACCTGGCTGAGGATCGGTCCATTGTGGCAAGGCACGAGGAGTGGATGGCCAAGTACGGGCGTGTGTACAACGATGATGCTGAGAAAGCAAGGCGGCTCGAGGTGTTCAAGGCCAACGTCGCCTTCATCGAGTCTGTGAACTCTGGCACTGACAAGTTCTGGCTCGAGGCGAACCAGTTCGCGGATATCACCGAAGATGAGTTCAAGGCTAAATACACAGGGTATAAGGCACCGGTGGGTGGTAACAATGGAAAGACTACAGGGTTTAAGTATGCGAATGTCAGCCTCGACGCTCTCCCCACGTCTGTAGACTGGAGAACCAAAGGTGCAGTCACTCCCATCAAAgaccaaggccaatgtg GttgttgttgggccttctccacggTGGGCTCCGTGGAAGGCATCGTGAAGCTGAGCACTGGGAAACTGATCTCCCTGTCGGAGCAGGAGCTCGTGGACTGTGACGTGGACGGCATGGACCAGGGCTGCGAGGGTGGGCTCATGGACAATGccttcgagttcatcatcgacaaTGGTGGCCTCACCACCGAGGGAAACTACCCCTACACCGGCACTGATGGCAGCTGCAACTCCAACAAGGAGTCCAAATCTGCCGCATCCATCACAGGTTATGAGGACGTGCCGGCTAACGACGAAGCGTCATTGCAGaaggcggtggcggcgcagccTGTGTCCATTGCACTCGACGGAGGGGACAACCTCTTCCGGTTCTACAAGGGCGGCATACTCTCAGGCGATTGCGGGACTGAGCTCGACCACGGCATTGTGGCGGTCGGCTACGGCGTGGCTGGGGACGGGACAAAGTACTGGGTGATGAAGAACTCGTGGGGCACGACTTGGGGCGAGAAAGGGTTCATCAGGATGGAGAGGGACATTGCTGACGAGCAAGGCCTGTGCGGACTCGCCATGCAGCCTTCCTACCCGACAGCGTAG